The DNA region TGAGCAGGCTGGCATAGGGCATGCTGCCTCTCCATGCCCTCCTTGGCCCCAAGGCCTTGCGCAGTCTCCTCCGCACTACTTCCTCGTGAGCCAGTGTCACCACACTTCAAAAAGCTACGTACTACCAGTCGGGTGTTTACTGTTCCATTCCCCTCAGGCCATGTGCAGTGATTGCACTCTACAGGGGGGTGCAATCCCTGGCAGGCGGTCttctctctctgccccatctcccaGTCATCAGCCTGGATACGTCTGGAGAAAGCCATACAGAGCACAGGGACGGCAGGTCCCGCTCCCTATGTACAGTTGCCTATATACAGATGCATCTATGGACAAGTGGTCACAGACACAAGCTGCCCGTGCACCTCGCGGGTTACAACCTTGGAGGGCGTCCTCCAAAGTAAGGAAGGCAGGAGCGACCCCAGCACCCTGCCGGCGAGCTCTGCCGGGCACCTCTTCTCCAAGCACGCTGGGGCAGACGCTGCAGCTGATGGCATCTTGCCCAGCAGCAGTCCGCGACGGACATTGTCTTCCCAAACCCAGCTATCAAGCACTTCGGCTCAAGGCCCAAGTTTTAAACAGCTCTGCTCATCCTATTCTAGTTTATCTTACTGTGTGCACTATTCTCACACTAAGTAAAGCTCTAGCCCTCTCTGAATCTAAGCCACTCGCCTGAGCGGTACCACATAACAGAACGTTCTCCGGTTAAGTAGAAATTGcatggaaaaaagatttttttcctttgttattacaaaaaaaaaaaaaaaaaaaaaaaagccccgaCACCCTAACCTCAAACCAGCCCTCCCCCCttagaaaaaacagaacaaacccaAAAGGGGAAGCAAATGACGGGAGTTTTCAATAGCATCATCGCGCTTAACAGCTGGGAGCCAAACGGTGGGACACGTGCCCCCACGCACACCAGCACACGAGCGATACAGGACTCCTGTTGCTTTTGGCCGACAGCCTCGTGCATCGCGGAGGCCCAGCAAcacctgccagcagcaggaggcaCAACACGTCTCCGAAAACACAGCCGGGGGTCTGGCATGGATGGATCGCAGTGCTGGGGCTGGCTTCACAACCCACAGGTTCTTCACTTTTCCCTCCCCCAAATCTTTAGTTTTATAATAATACTTCATTAATACTGCCTTATTTCCCCTCTGCCGATCCGGTTTTAAAGGCCTTGGGCTCTTCAGTGACCCAACGCCGAGGCAGAAAAAACACCCCAAGCAGAAGGGAGGCGACAGCAACGCGAGACTCGTTGGTTGTGACATGCTCCCCACCTCTTCCGATGGCCCCAAGCCAGTCACCGAGGCCCCGTACACGGTAATGTGCCCAAGCCCGCATGAAGCGGAATACAAAATTACATACACCTTCCAAAAGCCATGGGAAGGTTACACGCACCATCAGAAAGGAGGTGGGGAAAAAGGGGACATGTGGACTGCACAGACTCAGTAAAAAATTAGCTTAAAAAGTTGAAGTGTCCGATACGTGCTGAAAATAACCCGGGCCATGCTAGGACCCACATAGGATGCTCTTGTCTTACCACCCCATCCGCTGAAGACTACAGTCCTCTCCCCTAAATACAAATTCTTCCCCTCTGCAAGCGGCAGCACAGAAAAGCTGAAGGGGAACAAGTTCTCCAGGGTGGCTGCTTGCGCCTCCCAGGATTTTTATGTGAGAAGTGGCAAAAATAGACAAATTCTCTCTCGTTCTCCTCCCAGGCAGCATCCTCCCTGCGCCATCGTCCCACGCTGCCTGTGCAGAACCCAGGGCGGCTGGTCGGGGGGATCAGTGCGCTGGCTCCCCGTGCACACGGAAGCGGTAGATGCAGGTATACTCGGGGTGACCCCAATTGCTCAATATCCGGAGCTCCACCAGCTGGAACGTGTCTTCACCCTTAGCAAGAGGGGAGAGCGGAGATATCTCATGGCAGGAAGGGAAACATGCATCTGAGCCCTTGAGATAGGGGCGAACGTCTCTCAAACTTGGGGTGCAACAGTCACTGCCAGGAATGCGAGCTGGCCAGGAACCCATGTACAGGAGCAAAGCTTGCAACATCCCCTCCCAGAATGACAGGAGCCTGAACAGCGATTCTCCACGGGCGAATCTTCCAAGGACCAATCAGCCATGTTTCGGATGGCTTCATGCCCCTCAAATGCTCCAACCTGGCATCCACCAACACCATTGCCCAGTTTTCTCCTCTGGGGGCTCAGCCTGGCTGGAGAGCTCCTGCACCACTCCCACACCTTACCTTGAAGTAAAACGTTTGGATGGGATCGCCATCATGGTTGTACGTGAACTGCCCGAGGAGAGCGccctcctcttctccttcctctttcaaACCCTAAGGGGAGCAAGCAAAAAGGGGaagggaggcaggaagggagaACGTGAGGTGATCAGAGAGTCCGGGGCAGAAGTGGGAGATGGAGACACAAGTGCGCTTAGATACCACACCTGCTTTTCCAAGCCAAAACACACAAACAGGAACAGGGACCagtggggaggggtgggggaaaGACCAAGAGTTATATCTACTCACTTCCCTCTCCCTGCAAGTACTCCCCAGAACCCCTTGCACCCCAAAATCTTTCCCTGAGCCTTGcgcttccccctctctctccctccccaagtGTTGCTTACTTATCCTTGCCAGGATAAAATCCACCCCCTCCTAGAGCACTCCACAGCCAGGTACGGAGCTCACTTCTCACCCAATTTCTGCAGCATCATCCCCTCTCCTTGTCTCCCATCCTCAAACACATCAACTTCTTGCAATCCCCTGCAGAGTCCCCAAGTTTCCACCTTTTCCCTTGGGTCCAGACAGGGATACTCACGTAGACAGTGAAGTCCTTGGGAGCACTGGGGATGGTCCCCTGGGGCGAGAGGGCTTTCGGGATGTGCTCCAACGTCACGGCTGTGGGACGGATGGGGCTGGAGAGGCGGATGACAGCAAACCCCTGGGATCCACGAAACGCCCAGCAGTTCCCAGGGTTGACGTCTGGCTACGCACATGGGAATAAGACACCAGCTCTTAGGCATCAGCAGGAAGGTTACTACcattaacactttttttcccccactgttaTCTAGGCTGCCTCACCCTGGAGCATTTTACAGGCTCTGTATGGACATATTTATAGCCTACAAGATGCAGACACCTCTAGAAAGAGGCACAGCAGCTATTAACTGCACGATAGAATGTGAGGGGTTATGCTGCTCCAAAGCAACTTTCTAAGCTGCTGTAAAGGAAGTCCCCTTTATTCACAGCATGCAGGGAAGGACGAGGGCCAGGCCGGCCCTCGGCTAGCGAATGCCCTCTGCGCCCACCTCAAGGTGAGACAGTCCCAGGCGGGAACCCGGTAGCCGCAGAGAAGGGCGATTCAAGGCCTGCCGCTTGCTTTTTACACCTGCATGCTCAGTACCTGCCACGGGGGAAACAGCCCTACCTGCCAGCTTAAGTAGTGCTCCAGCCTTACACAGCAATCATCACTTTTGGAAGGCTGCAGCATTGCACGCTGCCGCCCCAGGCGAGCTTGAGCAAACACCATGACACGGGCAGCCTGATTGCAAACTGCCCCGTGTGTGAGATCAGCACATATAACCACTGCAATAAAACACTGTAAAAACTGCACAGGAACCTGTGCACCCAGTTCTCTCTTTCCAGTCCTCCctctgctttcctggggacagCAGGAGTTATTCTCCTCCACATGATGTGTGGAAAACAGGCACCTCCCAAGATGCCAGCGCAGTGAAAGGTGAGGAAGAGGGGTACGAGTGGccctggggagggggacagagagagCAGGTGACTcgggaaggaaaggaggagagggCCTTATGAGCTCACTCAAGTGACGGAACAGCCCAAATCCCACAGGGGCGGTGGAGGCCCTTGCCCTGCTCCCTAAGGTGCTCACCTGCAGGATGACCCGCGGGGACTGCGAGTGGTACCACAGGGGGATCCCGAACAAGCTCAGCAGCGCTGTCTTGGTCTCATAGGTTTCCGAGCAGCGGGTGTTAATGACGCTGGCCCCTGGCACGGAAAGGGAAAGGCAGGAGGTGAGGCTGCAGCCGCCAGCCACGCGACACTGGGCATGTTGTGTGTGCCGGCACTGCAGGAGGGAAGCTGGGACAGCGTTTCCCAGGTATAGCTCATAATACAAGAGCCAAAAAGCTTCCTACAGCCTGGCCAAGCTCATCCCCATCACACTGCACTAAATACACCAGCTCCCTGATGTGTTTCAGACCAGCACTCTCCTCCCCGCGAGTCTCAGTGCTTGGCCATGCTGTGGGTCACCGAGAGACACCCGCAGAAACACTGCCACGGCCCTCTTGAGAAGGCGAGAGCCCCCCTGCCTACCTGCCGACTCCAACGCGTAATCCACCATCCCCACGCGATCCTCGCTGTAGCGCTTCAGGGCCTGGTTCACAATGAGATGCACTTGCTGCAAGAGGAGCAGAGGACACAAGAGGGCTGAAGGGCTGGCAAGGGCACCCTGTCCTCCCTGTGCCCCCAACCTGATGCATCCAGGGCCAGATGCGCACCCGGGCACACACACCACGGGCATTTGTTTTCCCCCGGGGCAAAGACCTTTTCACAAAACAACCAGGACCGCACGAGGTCAAAAAGGTCACTGTATCCcaggaaagagcttctgctttcCCCAGATACACAAACAAGAAATAGATATATCCTTCAGGAACTGAAtccaagagatgggatccagcatCACAGTTTGGGGTCTAAACTTTATAGCATGCGTGAGGCCTGCGTGGACTGTGGGAGAGTATCTGCTGTTAATCCCCCTTTATGCCTCTCTCCATTGTCCTCCGCAGAGAATTGCCAACAAATCTTTTCAGAACagactcatttttttcctgtggtatcATTCAATTAAAATGCTTTGCCCCCCAAAAATCACTCTGCATCACTGCAAAGAATGGCGGTAAGTGAGGCGCCACAGGGCTGTTTGCAAGCATCTCATCCCGGCCATGGAAACCTTGCTGGGCACCTGCCTGGCTTTTGGGTGAATGACACACGAGCAGGAACACGCCAGGCCTAGCGTCCTCactcctctttctttccccacATCTCCCTGGTGCAAGCACTAATGACCTGAGCACCAGACTCAGGTTTTCAGACAGCTAGAGGCTTGCATGTGTGCTGATACTGCCACCTCCACCCCTTCTCAGGGTAGGAGAGCAGGCTGGGCAGCTGCACAGACACAGCCAAGAGCAagctggcagcagagcagagaagggaGAAATGTCACATCCCATGGGAGTGCTCTTTCCTCATGGGATCTGCCAGCACAAGCAGAGGCAGACCCTGGctgcctcttcttcctctcccctcctcaccCTCACTACCTTCAAGGCACAGGCTCAAACTCACAGAACAACCCAGCAGCCACCACTTCAGAGCTGCCTTCTCTTTAGGGGCAGATGCACAATCTTGTCTAGAGGGCTTCCCAGACCAGCCTTCTCCATTAAAAAGTTGTGTCTTTAGGGAGGAGGGTGTTTGGGCATTATTAAGAAAGCACTTTTACTAAAACCTAGAGCATGTCCTGCCAGGCTCTGTCAGATACATGCTGAGACAAGCTCCCTGCCACAAGAAATCAGTCTAAAGAGGCAAGAAAAAGAGATGTTCATGGGGGTCAGGGGAGGGAATCATGTCCAATGAGCAGTGGAGGGACACAGCAGGGGCACAAACTCTTCCTGCAAGGCCATGGTTTTACAGAGCTGGGAGTCTGCCCCAGTCCCAGCAACATCTTAACCCCAGCCACCCCCACTGGAAGCTTTTGATACTGGAGAACTTGCTCACACTAAGACACAAAAGCAAGCACACATCTTTGGCAACTGGACACCAACCTCTAGCCAAGGTTTTGACAGCAAGGAAGACAGCAAAGGGCAAGAGGAAGACACATTTAATTTGCCAGCCCTAATCCCATCTTCACATAGCACATCCCAGCTTACTCCAACACCCATCTGTACACCCAGGAGTGGTGTCCCGGTCATAAGGGCTGTGCCCACGGCTCCACTATCTGCCCAGGCATGTGTGCCAGCCCCCCTCACACACATGAAATGGGGCACGGCCCCTTCAGTGCCCACAGGTGCTGCCATGTCCCTGAGGCCCAGGCAAATACTCACGTCCTCCGTCACTCCCACCATTCCCCCTTGCTGCAGGGCCACTCCAATGCCAGCCTGGGCATCCCGTGTTGATAGCCTCCGGTCCTCCAAGACTTTGGCAAGGATCTTGCGCTCCAgtgcctggagctcagcttgcaaATCTTCCCGCTGGAGGAAGAGGCTGGCTGCCCCATCCCACCGGGGCTGCGACAAGAATTGGCTGACCCAGGCTGGGAACTGCGCTTCCACCTGAAAGCAGCAAGGTGAGAGCTCAGCCCCCAGGCAGAGATGCCTCATCTCGCAGCACGGGCTTTGCAGGGGCCCTGGTACCTATCTGCAAGGGGGCTGGTTCCCCTGGGAACACTGGTTCTAAAAACCCAGGCAGCCCCGAGATGGGACAGACCAGACCCGCTGCAAAGGATCAGGGACTCACGTCAGTCCGCACTCCCTTGATCTGCTCCAGCATCACTTCCATGTGCTTCCCCATCACCTCCTGGTCCGATTTCAGGAGTGCCAGCTCCCTCTTCAGGCCCGCCAGCTCCCGCTCCAGTTTGTCCATCTCCTGTTGGAAGCTCCCCCTCAGGCCCTCCTGCGTGGAGCTGCACCACcgccaaaaagagagaaaacacaacAAAAGCATTAGGGCCAGCTGGGCAGCGCGGCAGGCGAGATCCTGGCACAGTCCCTTCAGAGAGCCACCGGCACTGATGGGGATTTGCAGCCTGGCTGCCAGCAATGGACGATCCCAGCTCCCCTCCGCACACCAGGAGGGGCCTTTTCCCCCACCAGCTACAGCTCCCAGCCTCGGGACTGCTCCTACCTGCGCTCCCCTGCACCCCGGCCTCTGCGCCGTGACTCCAGGTGAAGTCTTTGCCACCATCACTCACTGCGATCTCCCTTGCGGCAGCGCTGCTAGCCAGGGCACTTTCTCTCTTGCTGACCTCACCACatgttccttcctccttttcccttAACATTGCGCCTTTCAACCTCTCTTACCTCCCTCAAGCCAGAGCTGGAAACCCTCCCTAAGCTCTGCAATGGCAATTTCGCCCTACTATCTGTTTGCCCCTAATACAAGATGCAAATCTCTGTAGGGGAGGACAAGTTGTGGTGAGAAGCAGCTCTGCCCAGATGGCCAACAGTACCTCTGCCACTCTGAATTCAGCTCGAACAAGCGGGCCTCCATCTCCTGCCAAAACAGTCACAAGGGAAACAAAACCACAAGGGTGAGATCTGCAATGAGCACGTGAAGTTAAGCAAAATCACGTCAGGACACAGGAATTACAGAGCTGCACCAAAACCAGCCCATTCCCTGTCCTTCACGGCAGCCAGGGCTGCTTCCTGCAGGtacacagagctgctctgctaGGAGACCCAGCAGGACGAGGGAACCGAAACGGCCCCAAGGCTGCTGGGATCCCCCAATGACCTTGCTCCTTCTGGTGTCTTGGCacccctcttcccttcccaggcACAGATGCGGCGTGCGCTGccctgcttcccagcagctgtgctgcagggAATGCCGCTCGGCTCCCATGGACACTTGACATTAAAAGCCTGGTTCAGACCTTCCTCAGCTGGGGCGCGAATGCAGCTCCTCATGGTGTTTCCCATCCCCGCCACCCCGCTCCTGGGCGGAGACAACCCCGGCAGCAGATTCCCACCGACACTGCGAGTCTGGCTGCCGGCACCCGGAGTGGGTGCATCCTGCTTCCAAGATATGGTTGGTCCCCTCCGTCCCTCCCCAAGTTTTTGGGAGGAGCAAGGTTTCAGCTGTTTACCTGAGAGGCTTGAGTGATCTTCCCCAGGCGCCCGTTTAAATCCATTTGCAGCTGGGCTCGGAGGGCGCCCAGCTCGTCCTGCAGGGTGCAGAGGAGACGTGAGAGCCCGGCCACGCGCAATCCCCTCGCCTgggccccgcagccgcccgccAGCACGGGGCGGGTGGCGAGTGCAGCCGGCCGGGACGGTCCCCGTGCCCCTCACCTGGACATGCGCGGCCATGTCATTGCGGACGTGCTCCTTCAGCTCCTCTTCCCGGTGGCTcaccagcccctccagcagcgtGAGGACGTCCCCCTGCTTCAGCTCACCCCCCGCCGCCACGGCCCCCCTCTGCAGCTCCCACCGTGATGCCTCAGCCTCCAGCACCTTGAAGCGTTTCTCCAGGGCTTGAAACCGCGCCAGGAGCtggtgctccctgctctgcccctgcaACGGCAAAGGGAAGCATGGTCCGACAAAAGTCTCCCCCACACAGCACCAACCCCTGGGGTCCTGCCTGCTCCAGAGGGACCAGCACATCCCCTGGCAAAGGAGCATGAGACCTGCCAGTCCCAAAGGATGGTTTTCATTCATCTGCTGCTTCCCAGGAGAGGGCAGATGCTCTCCCTCATCCTGGCCAGGGATGCCCAGAGAGCCGAGGGGGCTGACACGGCCATAGCGGAGGCCGGACCGTGCAGTCCCAGGTGTTCCCACGCAGCACCCACCCCGCCAGGGCTCGCAGGCACTGGGGGAGCCCTGCGCCAGGGCCGCCCCAGCAGCTGcgcagctgctccccagcccttaCCTGATCAAAGGCGGTCAGATCCCGAGCCGCGGGCACATCAGCTCCCCCAGAGGCAGAGGATGAAACTTCTGCAGATCCCCACAAAAACGCAGGGAAGCTGAGTGTTGACAGTCCATATGGGTAGAAATACCAAGCCCCTGGCAATGCAGAGAGATGAGCTGGTTAAAGTGGTGGGTCCAGAACAGGCGATAGCAGGGTTCAGACTAGCAGTCCACCACCACCAAGGTTCATCAGGTGgcctctggggcaggggtgacaAGGCGCCAGGAGCAAGGTACCAGGAGCACTGAGCTGGTGGCCCTCTGTTCCCGTGCACCCTCCCTCCCCATGTGCCGGGGTTTGGGCTCTGCCATTCACATGGCAGCAGGATGACAGCTCTCCTGAGCCCCCCAGCACGACTGCGCTGTCCTGCCACTTGGGGCGGGACAGAAGGGCTTTTGCAGGGCAGAGAAAACAGACAGCCTCAAACCCCGGCTGACTTACCGTAAGCGACTGCAGCAAGgagcaagaggagcagcagcagcagcaggaacttCTTCAGACCCGAATAGCGTCTGGAGATCCGAGAAGAAAGAGGAGCCTGTATTactgcagctgccttctcccatctGTGGCCTTCCTTTGGACTGGAGCCAGAAATGGGGGATCGGTAGGGGGAGctccacaaaaaaaaccccagcctgGCTTCGGTGGCAAACGCCAATCCCAGCCCTCAGAGCGTGCCAGGGGTCTGTGGGTCCCCCCCTGCCTCCCTGGGGTCCCATCACCCGCTAACCTGCTCCCCCCAGGCTGGCATCACCGCCACACTCACCTCCTCGAGGTGACGCCATCCAGCAAGGGAACCATGCCAGTGAAGCGGTGCCACGCGGCTCTGACCCACGAGAGCAACCACCCCAGGAACCggactgcaaagagagagagagagagatcagccCTCAGATGGGATCCCAGCAGGGACATCCCCTTTGACCtccaggctgctcctgctctccccagcagCGCTCCCGAgtggaggagagggcaggaggacaACCCGCTTTGGCGGTGCCGACTACAGCCTCATTGCTGCTCTGGCAGCAGGGCGACCCCTCTTGCACTCCATCTCGGTCTTGCAAAGAGCAGAAGACACCAAATGCTTTAAGTATGTCCGGTCAGCTTAGATACAAGCACGCGCAATGACCATACAGCGCTCTGCCCTCTCCCTCCAGTAACTCACGTGGAGGGGACGACATAGTTCAGTTCCCCCATCCACACCCCGTCATTCGGCTCTGCTAACAACCCTTACGCTCGCCCAGCGGCTGCACTTGCACTTTTACCATCACCTCCCTCACACAGGCACAGATCCCTCCAACAGCATTCAAAACCCTTCCACTGATGCACGTACCTTtctctaaacttctgtttcttttgttaGTGACatttaagggggggaaaaaaaccctccacctGAGCAGGGAAGACTGCACGTGGTCATGTGGGGAGGGCAGATGCCCACAAGGAAGCAAGCTGCCGTGAGAAACCACCCCCGGGCCCCACACTCACCCGGAGAGGTGACCACGTGCCAGAGGAAGGAGCCGACCCTGGAGGCTGCACTCCTGAGCCCTGACCCAGAGCTGCTCTGGCCTGAACAAAAGTGacctgcagggagaggaggacGAGAGGGAGTAAGTCACCAAGCGGGGTTCACAGCCTTGGGTTTCACCAAGGGATTCTGGTGAAAGCTGGTCTCAGCTGGAAGATGGCTCCTGCCAGCTTTCTCCCTGTCACTGCAGAGGGGCTGGCGCAACCCTACCGGCATAGTCATCTTCTGAGGAGTAGCCGGACGAAGAGGCATAGGTGTCGTACGTCTTGCTTTCCACCAGCCCGTTGATTTTACTGGACTCTGTATCCCCTGTGCCTCTTCTTCTCCTCATTGAGAGCTCCCCACCTGCCCCAAAAACAGGGAGCCGCTCTGAGAAACCAGCACTGCTGAGCTCCCCAAAAGGTGACGGCCTGGCTGGCACTGCGCCCGCCGGCTGAGGGGCTGCCCAGGCTGGCCGCTGCGGGAGGAGCCGCTCACCCCAGTAACTGCTGCTGTCCAGGCCGTCGTCAAACCCTgagctgcccagggcagagagtcCTCTGTTGCCCCCCAGGTAGGACTCGCTCATCATTGACTCGCTGTAATAGGTGGTCTGGGTGCTGGGGCCAGGAGAGAGGCGCTTCATGCTGCTCGATTTCCTCCTGACCGTCCTGCCAGGGGCAAGGAGGCAAGAAAAGACTTGTGGGCCTTGTGCAACGCAGCCGGGAACGCGCGTGCGTGTTTATGGGGCATGTGGCACCAGCGGGGGAGGAACGGAGGATTTGCCATGATTTCTTGGCAGGTGCCATTTTGGCccgggccctgccctgccgccccgTACAGGGCCTGCCACCCTCTCCTGCCACACAGGATGGCAGTGGGCAATCTCTGCTACCCGTCTTTGCAAGACACACTCCTCCCACGCGCCCTGCAGCCCCGCAGCCAATCCCCGGCGCTGGCCTGCCTTGGTGCGGAGAGCACCCGGTGGCCTGCTCTGCTCGTCTCCGCTTCCTCTGTCGCCGCTGCGGTTTTCCGGAGAGGTGCCTGCGCCAAGCGCTTGCAGCACACCTACCTCCCGCAGCAAAACGCAGAGGCCCGGCTGCTTTTGCAGCAGCGATGCAAGCAAGGTGCACCGCGGTTTCCCCTCCCCGCTGAGCCCACAGCGGCTTCCTGCAGCGGTGCAGGAAGGAAATGCAGGAGGACGTGCAAGGGGCAGAAAGAGCCGGGCTTTCGCCGGGGTGGAAGCCGGCGCACAAACGGCCCCGGATTACTGAGTGCCGGCCACCAGATGGCCAGGCGAGGGAGAAGCTGCCTGCAGCACCCGCGGCGAGCTCTCCTTTATGCAAGCAGCAGACCCAGCTCCCACCCGATGGGGAGAAGTGCAGGCAGCCCGTCCTCTCCGGCGGCGCCGGATCAAGACCCTCTGTACCCAGGGAAGGGGCATTCCCCAATGGcaaatgtccccccccccccccacacaccgcCCACcaaccccctccccgcccccactgaCCTGCTGGCACTCTCCTTGAAGGGGGCCTGCTGGCCccccagcagggagctgctgctgctgctggctgcagcgTCGTCATCACCCTGGTAATAGCGCGCGGTGACCAGGCGCTGGCTGCGGCGCGACATGGCggccgagggggcggcggggtgtCACCGTCTCACCACCGCGCCTGGGAGGGACGGAGAAAGAGCAAAGAGCGtcagcggcggtggcggggagGCCCTTATAGGGTTATACACCCCCCTTCTCCCCCGCAGCCCACCCATGCTGCCCCAGCACGCGCCTAAACCGCTGCTGTGCCGGGTGGGCACCCAGCAAGGGAGAAATGCCCCCGCGACCCTTTGCATGGGGCACCCCACGCCTCCCGTGGACActcggctgggggggggggctgcccccgGGCGCCTCCTGGCATGGCATGACCTGGCCAGACCCCCATGCACAGCCTGCCCCCCCCAACCGCAGCCTACCCAGCCCCCCATGCCTGCCCCACACAtccacccccacacacacttcatgcccagcccagcctgcccccCAGGCACGCCCCCACTGGCCTGTCCCCCCATGCACCCTTCACGCCCAGtccagcccagcctggcccccagCCTGCCCCCAATACCACCCCCATACCCACCCTGACCTGTCCCACCACACACAACTCCATGGCCTCCAGCCCGCCCCCAAGCCCAGcaacccccccacacccaccctgGCCTGTCCCTCACACCTACTCCAACCCCAGCCTGGGCAGCAccccatgcctgccccaggcacacCCCCATGCCCCCCATGCACGCCCTGACCTACCCCATGGCCAGCAGCCCTCCCCCCCACGCCCACCCTGGCCTGCCCCCCATGCCCACCCCGGCCTGCCCCATGCACCCTCCATGCCTACCCGCACGGGGACCCCGGGGCCCAGTCCCAGCGGGTCCCCCCCCACCGCCACTTTCCCTGTTTGCGCGCAAGCAGGCGGCCCCGGCTGACACCGGGGGCTGTttcgcaccgccccccccccgtcCCGTGCAAACCcaccggcggggcggggagggcagagcaggggggtCCCCGCCTTCCCCCCCACGGCTGCGAGCGCCGCTCCGGTTCCCTTTTGTTTTGCAAGGGAGAGCtgcaccccccccttcccccgcccgccccgccccggtgCACCGCGCGCGCGCGCCtaccggggccgccgccgccgccggggcggggccgcgcgcgccaaccgggccccgcgggggggcggggggctgccACGGCCCCGCCCGGGCGCGCCGGGATTGCTCTCGGTATTGCAAAAtgccgcggctcggcggcggtCCCGTTTCGCCGGCACCGGGGCCCGGGGAGGCGGGACGGAGGATGAGCACCACCGCGGCCCGCCGCTTCAGCCGCCCTTTTTCATCACCTgtctgggcagggagctgctcgGCTGCCCCGGCATGGC from Apteryx mantelli isolate bAptMan1 chromosome 1, bAptMan1.hap1, whole genome shotgun sequence includes:
- the SUN2 gene encoding SUN domain-containing protein 2 isoform X2, which gives rise to MSRRSQRLVTARYYQGDDDAAASSSSSSLLGGQQAPFKESASRTVRRKSSSMKRLSPGPSTQTTYYSESMMSESYLGGNRGLSALGSSGFDDGLDSSSYWGGELSMRRRRGTGDTESSKINGLVESKTYDTYASSSGYSSEDDYAGHFCSGQSSSGSGLRSAASRVGSFLWHVVTSPVRFLGWLLSWVRAAWHRFTGMVPLLDGVTSRRRYSGLKKFLLLLLLLLLLAAVAYGAWYFYPYGLSTLSFPAFLWGSAEVSSSASGGADVPAARDLTAFDQGQSREHQLLARFQALEKRFKVLEAEASRWELQRGAVAAGGELKQGDVLTLLEGLVSHREEELKEHVRNDMAAHVQDELGALRAQLQMDLNGRLGKITQASQEMEARLFELNSEWQSSTQEGLRGSFQQEMDKLERELAGLKRELALLKSDQEVMGKHMEVMLEQIKGVRTDVEAQFPAWVSQFLSQPRWDGAASLFLQREDLQAELQALERKILAKVLEDRRLSTRDAQAGIGVALQQGGMVGVTEDQVHLIVNQALKRYSEDRVGMVDYALESAGASVINTRCSETYETKTALLSLFGIPLWYHSQSPRVILQPDVNPGNCWAFRGSQGFAVIRLSSPIRPTAVTLEHIPKALSPQGTIPSAPKDFTVYGLKEEGEEEGALLGQFTYNHDGDPIQTFYFKGEDTFQLVELRILSNWGHPEYTCIYRFRVHGEPAH
- the SUN2 gene encoding SUN domain-containing protein 2 isoform X3 — encoded protein: MSRRSQRLVTARYYQGDDDAAASSSSSSLLGGQQAPFKESASRTVRRKSSSMKRLSPGPSTQTTYYSESMMSESYLGGNRGLSALGSSGFDDGLDSSSYWGGELSMRRRRGTGDTESSKINGLVESKTYDTYASSSGYSSEDDYAGHFCSGQSSSGSGLRSAASRVGSFLWHVVTSPVRFLGWLLSWVRAAWHRFTGMVPLLDGVTSRSPKEGHRWEKAAAVIQAPLSSRISRRYSGLKKFLLLLLLLLLLAAVAYGAWYFYPYGLSTLSFPAFLWGSAEVSSSASGGADVPAARDLTAFDQGQSREHQLLARFQALEKRFKVLEAEASRWELQRGAVAAGGELKQGDVLTLLEGLVSHREEELKEHVRNDMAAHVQDELGALRAQLQMDLNGRLGKITQASQEMEARLFELNSEWQSSTQEGLRGSFQQEMDKLERELAGLKRELALLKSDQEVMGKHMEVMLEQIKGVRTDQVHLIVNQALKRYSEDRVGMVDYALESAGASVINTRCSETYETKTALLSLFGIPLWYHSQSPRVILQPDVNPGNCWAFRGSQGFAVIRLSSPIRPTAVTLEHIPKALSPQGTIPSAPKDFTVYGLKEEGEEEGALLGQFTYNHDGDPIQTFYFKGEDTFQLVELRILSNWGHPEYTCIYRFRVHGEPAH
- the SUN2 gene encoding SUN domain-containing protein 2 isoform X1, which gives rise to MSRRSQRLVTARYYQGDDDAAASSSSSSLLGGQQAPFKESASRTVRRKSSSMKRLSPGPSTQTTYYSESMMSESYLGGNRGLSALGSSGFDDGLDSSSYWGGELSMRRRRGTGDTESSKINGLVESKTYDTYASSSGYSSEDDYAGHFCSGQSSSGSGLRSAASRVGSFLWHVVTSPVRFLGWLLSWVRAAWHRFTGMVPLLDGVTSRSPKEGHRWEKAAAVIQAPLSSRISRRYSGLKKFLLLLLLLLLLAAVAYGAWYFYPYGLSTLSFPAFLWGSAEVSSSASGGADVPAARDLTAFDQGQSREHQLLARFQALEKRFKVLEAEASRWELQRGAVAAGGELKQGDVLTLLEGLVSHREEELKEHVRNDMAAHVQDELGALRAQLQMDLNGRLGKITQASQEMEARLFELNSEWQSSTQEGLRGSFQQEMDKLERELAGLKRELALLKSDQEVMGKHMEVMLEQIKGVRTDVEAQFPAWVSQFLSQPRWDGAASLFLQREDLQAELQALERKILAKVLEDRRLSTRDAQAGIGVALQQGGMVGVTEDQVHLIVNQALKRYSEDRVGMVDYALESAGASVINTRCSETYETKTALLSLFGIPLWYHSQSPRVILQPDVNPGNCWAFRGSQGFAVIRLSSPIRPTAVTLEHIPKALSPQGTIPSAPKDFTVYGLKEEGEEEGALLGQFTYNHDGDPIQTFYFKGEDTFQLVELRILSNWGHPEYTCIYRFRVHGEPAH